A genomic stretch from Alosa sapidissima isolate fAloSap1 chromosome 3, fAloSap1.pri, whole genome shotgun sequence includes:
- the jpt2 gene encoding jupiter microtubule associated homolog 2 isoform X3, protein MTSTNMFQGLESGSKPSSRVLRPPGGGSSNLFGGYEDETASRRPNKMASTIFAPPEEPQGGPKRSNPPGGKSSGIFGEPQARPAQHKPVPPGGSTSNIFGEADPCSSPAKVPHPNKPKDNIGVGAVSEPESPAPAPAPAPAPQKVAPVQEVKEEVAAAAAPAPAPQAPASKEEAAPAASEPQDKDHEPRLGPRPRSHNRVLNPPGGKSSVVFY, encoded by the exons ATGACTTCTACTAATATGTTTCAGGGACTGGAGAGTGGTTCGAAACCAAGTTCAAG GGTACTGCGGCCTCCAGGTGGTGGTTCTAGTAACCTCTTTGGTGGTTATGAAGATGAGACAGCCAGCAGGCGACCAAACAAAATGGCCTCCACCATTTTTGCACCTCCAGAGGAACCTCAGGGAGGCCCCAAGCGCTCCAATCCCCCAG GTGGGAAGAGCAGTGGGATCTTTGGAGAGCCCCAAGCGCGTCCAGCTCAGCACAAACCTGTCCCCCCTGGTGGCTCTACCAGTAACATTTTTGGAGAAGCAGATCCTTGCTCATCACCTGCTAAAGTCCCACACCCCAACAAGCCAAAG GACAACATTGGTGTGGGAGCGGTCTCGGAACCAGAATCCCCAG CtccagctcctgctcctgctccagctcctcAGAAAGTGGCTCCTGTTCAAGAGGTGAAGGAGgaagttgctgctgctgctgctcctgctcctgctcctcaggCCCCAGCTAGTAAAGAGGAGGCCGCCCCTGCAGCCAGTGAGCCGCAGGACAAGGACCACGAGCCACGCCTAGGTCCTCGCCCACGCTCCCACAACAGGGTTCTCAATCCTCCGGGTGGGAAGTCCAGTGTGGTCTTCTATTGA
- the jpt2 gene encoding jupiter microtubule associated homolog 2 isoform X2 yields the protein MTSTNMFQGLESGSKPSSRVLRPPGGGSSNLFGGYEDETASRRPNKMASTIFAPPEEPQGGPKRSNPPGGKSSGIFGEPQARPAQHKPVPPGGSTSNIFGEADPCSSPAKVPHPNKPKDNIGVGAVSEPESPAPTPAPAPAPAPQKVAPVQEVKEEVAAAAAPAPAPQAPASKEEAAPAASEPQDKDHEPRLGPRPRSHNRVLNPPGGKSSVVFY from the exons ATGACTTCTACTAATATGTTTCAGGGACTGGAGAGTGGTTCGAAACCAAGTTCAAG GGTACTGCGGCCTCCAGGTGGTGGTTCTAGTAACCTCTTTGGTGGTTATGAAGATGAGACAGCCAGCAGGCGACCAAACAAAATGGCCTCCACCATTTTTGCACCTCCAGAGGAACCTCAGGGAGGCCCCAAGCGCTCCAATCCCCCAG GTGGGAAGAGCAGTGGGATCTTTGGAGAGCCCCAAGCGCGTCCAGCTCAGCACAAACCTGTCCCCCCTGGTGGCTCTACCAGTAACATTTTTGGAGAAGCAGATCCTTGCTCATCACCTGCTAAAGTCCCACACCCCAACAAGCCAAAG GACAACATTGGTGTGGGAGCGGTCTCGGAACCAGAATCCCCAG CTCCAACtccagctcctgctcctgctccagctcctcAGAAAGTGGCTCCTGTTCAAGAGGTGAAGGAGgaagttgctgctgctgctgctcctgctcctgctcctcaggCCCCAGCTAGTAAAGAGGAGGCCGCCCCTGCAGCCAGTGAGCCGCAGGACAAGGACCACGAGCCACGCCTAGGTCCTCGCCCACGCTCCCACAACAGGGTTCTCAATCCTCCGGGTGGGAAGTCCAGTGTGGTCTTCTATTGA
- the jpt2 gene encoding jupiter microtubule associated homolog 2 isoform X1: MTSTNMFQGLESGSKPSSRVLRPPGGGSSNLFGGYEDETASRRPNKMASTIFAPPEEPQGGPKRSNPPGGKSSGIFGEPQARPAQHKPVPPGGSTSNIFGEADPCSSPAKVPHPNKPKDNIGVGAVSEPESPVPAPTPAPAPAPAPQKVAPVQEVKEEVAAAAAPAPAPQAPASKEEAAPAASEPQDKDHEPRLGPRPRSHNRVLNPPGGKSSVVFY, encoded by the exons ATGACTTCTACTAATATGTTTCAGGGACTGGAGAGTGGTTCGAAACCAAGTTCAAG GGTACTGCGGCCTCCAGGTGGTGGTTCTAGTAACCTCTTTGGTGGTTATGAAGATGAGACAGCCAGCAGGCGACCAAACAAAATGGCCTCCACCATTTTTGCACCTCCAGAGGAACCTCAGGGAGGCCCCAAGCGCTCCAATCCCCCAG GTGGGAAGAGCAGTGGGATCTTTGGAGAGCCCCAAGCGCGTCCAGCTCAGCACAAACCTGTCCCCCCTGGTGGCTCTACCAGTAACATTTTTGGAGAAGCAGATCCTTGCTCATCACCTGCTAAAGTCCCACACCCCAACAAGCCAAAG GACAACATTGGTGTGGGAGCGGTCTCGGAACCAGAATCCCCAG TTCCAGCTCCAACtccagctcctgctcctgctccagctcctcAGAAAGTGGCTCCTGTTCAAGAGGTGAAGGAGgaagttgctgctgctgctgctcctgctcctgctcctcaggCCCCAGCTAGTAAAGAGGAGGCCGCCCCTGCAGCCAGTGAGCCGCAGGACAAGGACCACGAGCCACGCCTAGGTCCTCGCCCACGCTCCCACAACAGGGTTCTCAATCCTCCGGGTGGGAAGTCCAGTGTGGTCTTCTATTGA